The sequence GGCACGAGCATCAACATGTTCTCGCTGTTCGGCTTCATCATCGCGCTCGGCCTGGTGGTCGACGATGCCGTGGTCGTGGGGGAGAACATCTATTCCGAACGCGAGCGCGGGAGGTCCGGTATCGGTGCCGCGATTGCCGGGGCGCAGCGGGTGAAGGTGCCGGTGATCTTCGCCGTGGCCACCACCATCGTCGCCTTTTCGCCGCTGCTGGCGGTGGGTGGTACGATCGGCAAGGTGCTGGCAGATATCCCGCTGGTGGTGATCGCCGTGCTCAGCCTCTCGCTGATCGAGGCCCTGCTGATCCTGCCGTACCATCTCAGCCACCTGCCCGCCGCCGGAACGGAGACGAAGAACCGCTTCCTCGCCCGCTTCGAGACCGTGCAGAAGGGCTTCGACCGCCGCTTGCAGGATTTCATCGACGGTCCGCTGGATCGTGGCCTGAAGTTCGCGGTCGACATGCCCTATCTCGTGCTGGCGGGAGCGGTATCGCTGCTGATCGTGGTTGGCGCGCTGGTCCCCGGCGGCATCATCAAGGTACAGTTCTTCCCGGAAATCGAGGCCGATGTCGTCTCCGCTTCCATCGAAATGCCCGCCGGCACCTCGGTGGAACGCACGGCTGCCGTGACCGCGCGGATAGAAGCGGCAGGCGAACGCGCGCTCGAACGCTTCTCCGAAGAGGAGGAGGGCTATGCCGACATCTTCGAAGCGTCCTACACCACCATCGGCCTGATCTCCTCGGGCGCGAACCCGATCAACAGCTTCCAGACGCTGCAGCCCAACGTCGCCAACGTGCAGATTGCCCTGATCCCCGCAGCCGAGCGCACATTTACCGCCATGGAGTTCGAGCAGGCCTGGCGCGAGGAAATGGGGCAGGTGACCGAGGCGCGCTCGATCTCCATCAGTTCCAGCCTGATTTCGGCTGGCGCGCCGGTCAACGTGCGCGTGTCGCACCCGGACCGCGAGGTGCTGGAAGAAGCCACAACGCGCCTGATGGGGGAGCTTGGCCGCGTGGCCGGCGTGTTCGACATCGAGAGCGATCAGGACGATGGCGTGCGGCAGGTTGACCTGACGCTGAAGCCTTCGGCCCGGACGCTCGGGATCACCCTGCAGGACCTCGCCGGACAGGTGCGCGCGGCCTTCTTCGGGGCGGAAGCAGTGCGCGTTCAGCGCGGGCGCGAGGACGTGCGCGTCTATGTTCGCCTGCCCGAAGAGCAGCGCAATTCCGTGCCCGACATCGGCAATTACCGCGTGCGCGTGCCGGGCGGGCAGGTGCCGCTATCCAGCCTGGCCGACATCTCGATCAGCAATGCGCCGACTTCGATCCAGCGCGAGGACGGTTTCCGCATCCACACCGTGACAGCCGATCTCGACACCGACGTGGTGACGAGCCAGGAAGTGGCGACGCTGCTGTCGAACGAGGTACTGCCCACCATCGCGGCGGACTATCCCGGCTTGCAATTCGAATTCGGCGGGGAGCAGGAACAGCAGCAGGAGAGCTTCGGCGATATCGGCGGGGCCTTCCTGCTGGCGCTGGCGGGCATCTATGCGCTGCTGGCGATCCCGTTCCGCTCCTACGTGCAGCCCTTCATCATCATGGCGGCGATCCCCTTCGGCATGATCGGCGCGCTGATCGGTCACCTACTGTTGGGCATCTCGCTGGGCATCGTCTCGATGTTCGGCGTGATCGCGCTGTCAGGCGTGGTGATCAACGGCGGGTTGGTGATGATCGACTTTATGAACGAGAATCTCGAGGCTGGGATGCCGCGCAAGGAGGCCATTATCGATGCCGCCAAGTCGCGCTTCCGCCCGATCATCCTGACCGCGATCACCACTTTCCTGGGTGTCGCCCCGATCACCTTCGAGACCGACCTGCAGGCGCAGTTCCTCATTCCCATGTCGGCCAGCCTCGGCTTCGGCATCCTGTTCGGCACGGTGATGCAGCAGCTGCTGGTGCCCGCGCTGGCCATCCTGCAGATGCGCGCGGTCGACCGGATCAAGGGCTGGTTCGCGCGGAACGAAGGACAGAGCGAAGTCGAAGCACTCCCGGCGAGCTAGTGAACCCGCTCGGGATCGCCCCCCGCCACCTCCGACCTCGGTCCGCTCACCGAGACTGGCACCAACTTCGCCTACATGCCTCTGGAAGAGGGATTTGCGTAACCGCGCCGAGCGCGTCCAAGCCGCTGAATTCCGGAGCCTGCGGTGCCGCTGGCGGTTGCCCGGTCTGCGGTCCCGTGGAATGATGCTGCCGAAAATGCGCGGAATTCCTCCATCCACTGCTCTCGCCACGCTGCCATTGAGCCTGCTGATCGCCGCCTGCGGCGAGACGCCCCCCGAACCGGCGGCGGAAGAGCCACGCCAAGCTGCCGATTTCGCTACCGAGGCATCCTGTCAGCCGACCACGGAACGCGTGGTGCGGATCGACGGCGGCACCTTCGCCATGGGGCAGGAGGGCATCTATGCCGAGGAAGGCCCGGTGCGGCAGACGCAGGTCGACGGTTTCTGGATCGACAGCCACGAGGTCACCAACCGCCGCTTCGCCGCCTTCGTCGCCGACACGCAATATGTGACGCTGGCGGAAAAGCCCGTGCCGCCGGAACTCTACGGCGTGCCTGCCGAGCAGATTCCGCCCGAACTGCTGTTGCCGGGGTCGGCGGTCTTCACGCCGCCCGAGCGGCCGTCGATGCGCTACGCCGACTGGTGGACCTATGTGCCGGGGGCGAACTGGCGAAAGCCTTACGGCCCCGATGGCCCGGAGGCGCAGCCCGACCAGCCCGTGGTGCACCTCGCCTTCGAGGACATGCTGGCCTTCGCCGAGTGGGCGGGCGGGCGCTTGCCGAGCGAGGCGGAGTGGGAATTCGCGGCGTCGGCAGGCCAGCCGCCCGTCACGCAGCAGCCCGATGGCCAGAGCGCCAACAGCTGGCAGGGCGCATTCCCGGCAGTGAACCTTGCCGAGGACGGCTTTTCAGGTATCGCCCCGGTGGGGTGCTTCGCGGCGAACGCCAACGGGCTCTACGACATGATCGGCAATGTCTGGGAAGTGACCGCCGACTACTACGCGCCGGGGCATGAGCCCGCCGACACGGTCAATCCACGCGGCCCCGGTGAAAATGCCGCCTACGATCCGCTGAACCCGGTGCAGCCCAGCCGGGTGATGAAGGGCGGGTCCTACCTCTGCGCGCCGAACTATTGCCAGCGCTATCGCCCGGCGGCGCGGCAGGGCCGCGATCCGGGTCTGGGCGCCAGCAATGTCGGCTTCCGGCTGGCCTATGACGCGGCGCCGGAGAGCTAGCTACTCGGCCGTGGCTTCGCGGTAAGCCTGGGCGGCGGCATCGATGTCGCGCACCGGGTTGTCCGGCCCGGATTCGCGGCCTTCGAGGAACTCGTTCAGCACCACGCGGCGGCTGAACAGCCAGCGCCCGTCGACGCGGACCAGTTCGTCCTCGTAGATGCCGAAGGTGCCCATCTTGAAGCTGTCGCCGGGGCCGTCGTTGGCCATCTCCATCCACAGCGAGGTGGACCAGGCGCGGTCGCCTTCGACGCGGACGACCGATTGCAGCAGCACGTGGCGCAGCGCGGCGGGCGAGCCATCCTCGGTGGTGTAGAACTGCCCGATGGCGTCCTTGAAGCGGCCCACCGCTTCGCGAATTTCGGCGTGCCCCGTGAATGTGCCGCTGGCGAACTCGATGGAGCCATCCGGGGTGAAAGTGGCGACGTAGGCGTCGAGATCGCCATAATCCATGGCGAACAGGTAGCGCGCCATCAGGTCTTCGATCTCGGCCCGGTCGGCGGCGTAGTTGTCGGGGTAATCGTAGTCCTGCGCCAGCGCCGGCGTGGCCATGGCGACGCCAATGGCTGCAAGCAGCGTCATACATTTGCGGATCAGGTTCATTGGGCTTCCCTCCCTGTGTCGGCGTTCCAGTCCTCGTTCGCCCGGAAAATCAGGTATGCATGCACGGCAGCAGCCTGGCTGGCTGACAGCGTATCGGCGAAGCTGGCCATCCCATTGGCCTGCAAGCTGCCGCCCAGCACGATGTCGGCAAAAGCCTCGTGCGTCTCGGGCGACATGTGGCGCAGGTCCTTCACCCCGCCGCGCGCGGCCGTGCCGTGGCACAGCGCGCAGTTCTGGCCGTAGAGCTGTTCACCCAGCGCCACCGTTTCGGCATCTGCCGTCGCCGGCGGCGGCGGGTTGAGTTCTGGCACCACGAAGCTCTCGGCTGGCATCGGCGGTAACTGCGCCTCCCCGCCGAGGCGGAACACCAGCAGGCGTGGCGGGCCGAGGAGCAGGTCGGAATAGGCGTTTCGCTCCACATGGGCGAGGCCGCCGCCCCAACCGGCGTTGACGGCGACATATTGCACGCCGTCCACCATGTAGGTGATGGGCGCGGCAATCGGCACGTTCTGCACCGGCATCTCCCACACCTTCTCGCCGGTATCGGCGCGATAGGCGGCAAAGGTGGTGCCGATGGTGCCCTGGAAGACGAGGTTCCCCGCCGTCACCAGCACGCCGCCGCTGCCCTTCTGGGCATAAGGCACGCGCCAGCGTTCGGTCTGCGTCACCGGGTCCCAGGCGGAAAGCCAGCCCTTCGAATGCTCGTCCGCATAAGTGGCGATTTCCCGGCGGATGTCGTCATGCCCGCTCCATGCGGTGCCGAGCGTGCCGACCTCGGGATCGTATTCCTCGGCAGCTGCATAGGCCATGTAGGTCTCGGTGACGGGGATGTAGGCGAGGCCGGTCTGCGGCGAGAAGGCCATCGGGTTCCAGTTGTGCGCGCCGCCCGCGCCGGGACTGACCATGACCGGGATAGTGCCGTAGCGTGCTTCGGGGTTCTCGATCGGGCGGCCCGTCGCCATGTCGATACCGGTCGCCCAGTTGATCGGCGCGATGGTCTCGGCGCTGATCAGCTCTCCGGTTGCGCGGTCGAGCACGTAGAAGAAGCCGTTCTTGGGCGCCTGCATCAGCACCTGCCGCAAGCGCCCGTCGATCATCAGGTCGGCCAGGATCATGTTCTGCGTGGCGGTGTAGTCCCACTGCTCGCCAGGCACGGTCTGGTAGTGCCAGCGGTATTCGCCGGTCTCCACGTCGAGTGCGACGATGGAGGCGAGGTAGAGGTTGTCGCCGCCGCCGGGGCTGCGCCAGTGCTGCACCCAGGGTGAGCCGTTGCCGGTGCCGATGTAGACTAGGCCCAGGTCTTCATCGTAGCTGATTGAATCCCACACCGTGCCACCACCGCCACGGTGCCACCACTCGCCGGTCCAGGTGACGGCGGCGATGGCCATGGCGTCGTTCTCGAAACCGAGCGCGGGATCGCCGGGCACGGTATGCCAGCGCCACAGCATCTCGCCCGTCGCGGCATCATAGGCTGAGACGTATCCGCGCACGCCGATCTCCGCGCCGCCGTTGCCGATCAGCACTTTGTCGCCATAGACGCGCGGCGCCCCGGTGATGGTGTAGCCTTCGGAATTGTCGACGGTCAGGATGGACCAGACGGGTTCGCCGCTGGCACCGTCCAAAGCGATCAGCCGCCCGTCCAGCGTGCCGACGAAGACCTTGCCATCGGAATAGGCGAGACCGCGGCTGACGATGTCGCAGCACGCCAGCCGGCCGAAGCGCAACGGAACCTGCGGATCGAACCGCCACAACTGTCGCCCGGTCGCCGCGTCGTATGCGGTGACGATGTTCCACGGCTCGACATTGTAGAGCACGCCATCGGCGACCACGGGCGTCGCCTCCTGCCCGCGGTCGGTGGTGAGGTCGGCATACCAGGCGAGGCCAAGCTGGCCGACATTGCCGGCATGGATCTGGCTCAGCGGGCTGAAACGCTGCTCATCGTAGGTGCGCCCGGTGTTCTGCCAGTCCACCGACTGGCCCGGCGCTTGGCTATTGTCCGTCTGGCCGCTGGCCCCGGAGAGGCCCGCCAGCATCAGCCCCGCCGCAAGGGCAGGACGCAGCAGCATCATCATCCCTCGGTCGCCCCCGGAATGGCGCTGGCATCGGCCCAGAAGCCATGCACCTGGCCGACGCACTTGAATGGCATGCGCACCCGCGCGCGGGGTTCATCGGATCCGCTCTGCAGGTCGAACAGGATCAGGTCCGAACGACCGGACTCTTCCATGCTGGAGCCGATGCCGATGAGATAGCCGTCGCCTTCGGGTGCATCGGGCGCACGCGGGACGAAGCACATCTCGGAGAGACTGTAGCCCGGCACCGACAAGACGCGGCTGGTTCCGGTCTGGTGATCGATGATCGCCCAGCCGCCATTGGGTCCGGTCGCCAGCAGGAAGCCGTAGCGATAGGGCAGGGTGTGATAGCGGTCGTCCTGCCGCGAGAGCACGCCAGTGATTTCGGGGAAGATCGTCTCCGCCTCGTAGCTGTCGCCGCCCGCCGCCATGTCGACGGTGAAGCGCCGGATGCGGCCAATGGAGGCCTGCGGGTCGAAGCCGCCTTGCTTGCTGGGGAAGAAGGGGAACTGGTTGCCTTCGCCGCCGTCCATGTCGACGGTGATGCGCGTGCCATCGTTCCAGCCACCCATCACGTGGGTGCAGAACAGGTTCGGCCCGGTCAGCCAGCGCAGGTCGCTGCCGTCCCCGCCGCGCCGCATGACGCCGAGGTAGCAGGGCACCGTCGCATCATAGGCGAAGTGCGGCCCGCCGGCAGCGATGATGTCCGGATCGGCGACCATGTTGGTGAGGTAGAGCACGACATAATCCTGCGTGACGCAGAAATCGTGCATCATGCCGGCGTAAGGCGCTTCCACCGTCACGCTCCAGGTGCTGCGCCCGTCGCGGTCGGCCGAGAAGACGTTCACTTCCTTCGACAGGAAGCCGGAAGCCTCGTAGCCGAAGCCGATGTATTCGCCGGTCAGCGGGT is a genomic window of Aurantiacibacter sp. MUD11 containing:
- a CDS encoding efflux RND transporter permease subunit produces the protein MSDTVDLPPADGNGGDAPLDRFGNPATDRARDRKGIIAFMARNGVAANLLMIFMLVAGYAAYTRVAQEVFPEISQDAITITVSYPGATPEEVEESIVQKVEEAVQAIDDVKKVVGTASEGVGTVRVELETGADVDRALDDVKSEVDQIQTFPLDAEEPDIRENTTRQSVMRIALYGDVPERTLKESAYQLEDALAALPEISYVETSAVRQYQVFIDVPQERLQALGLSLTDISRIVAQSSLDSPAGSVETSEEQVRVRTVGQNYDQQDFENIILRTRPDGTILRLGDVATVTDGFEDADLITEFNGQPVAFVDVYRTSDERVLDVADAAIAYLEEDSARVLPPGVSYAIWDDSSELFDDRLSMLLKNAAIGLVLVLAALTLFLDVRLASWTALGIGATFVGAMYVIELMGTSINMFSLFGFIIALGLVVDDAVVVGENIYSERERGRSGIGAAIAGAQRVKVPVIFAVATTIVAFSPLLAVGGTIGKVLADIPLVVIAVLSLSLIEALLILPYHLSHLPAAGTETKNRFLARFETVQKGFDRRLQDFIDGPLDRGLKFAVDMPYLVLAGAVSLLIVVGALVPGGIIKVQFFPEIEADVVSASIEMPAGTSVERTAAVTARIEAAGERALERFSEEEEGYADIFEASYTTIGLISSGANPINSFQTLQPNVANVQIALIPAAERTFTAMEFEQAWREEMGQVTEARSISISSSLISAGAPVNVRVSHPDREVLEEATTRLMGELGRVAGVFDIESDQDDGVRQVDLTLKPSARTLGITLQDLAGQVRAAFFGAEAVRVQRGREDVRVYVRLPEEQRNSVPDIGNYRVRVPGGQVPLSSLADISISNAPTSIQREDGFRIHTVTADLDTDVVTSQEVATLLSNEVLPTIAADYPGLQFEFGGEQEQQQESFGDIGGAFLLALAGIYALLAIPFRSYVQPFIIMAAIPFGMIGALIGHLLLGISLGIVSMFGVIALSGVVINGGLVMIDFMNENLEAGMPRKEAIIDAAKSRFRPIILTAITTFLGVAPITFETDLQAQFLIPMSASLGFGILFGTVMQQLLVPALAILQMRAVDRIKGWFARNEGQSEVEALPAS
- a CDS encoding formylglycine-generating enzyme family protein; translation: MMLPKMRGIPPSTALATLPLSLLIAACGETPPEPAAEEPRQAADFATEASCQPTTERVVRIDGGTFAMGQEGIYAEEGPVRQTQVDGFWIDSHEVTNRRFAAFVADTQYVTLAEKPVPPELYGVPAEQIPPELLLPGSAVFTPPERPSMRYADWWTYVPGANWRKPYGPDGPEAQPDQPVVHLAFEDMLAFAEWAGGRLPSEAEWEFAASAGQPPVTQQPDGQSANSWQGAFPAVNLAEDGFSGIAPVGCFAANANGLYDMIGNVWEVTADYYAPGHEPADTVNPRGPGENAAYDPLNPVQPSRVMKGGSYLCAPNYCQRYRPAARQGRDPGLGASNVGFRLAYDAAPES
- a CDS encoding nuclear transport factor 2 family protein, encoding MNLIRKCMTLLAAIGVAMATPALAQDYDYPDNYAADRAEIEDLMARYLFAMDYGDLDAYVATFTPDGSIEFASGTFTGHAEIREAVGRFKDAIGQFYTTEDGSPAALRHVLLQSVVRVEGDRAWSTSLWMEMANDGPGDSFKMGTFGIYEDELVRVDGRWLFSRRVVLNEFLEGRESGPDNPVRDIDAAAQAYREATAE
- a CDS encoding PQQ-dependent dehydrogenase, methanol/ethanol family, which translates into the protein MMMLLRPALAAGLMLAGLSGASGQTDNSQAPGQSVDWQNTGRTYDEQRFSPLSQIHAGNVGQLGLAWYADLTTDRGQEATPVVADGVLYNVEPWNIVTAYDAATGRQLWRFDPQVPLRFGRLACCDIVSRGLAYSDGKVFVGTLDGRLIALDGASGEPVWSILTVDNSEGYTITGAPRVYGDKVLIGNGGAEIGVRGYVSAYDAATGEMLWRWHTVPGDPALGFENDAMAIAAVTWTGEWWHRGGGGTVWDSISYDEDLGLVYIGTGNGSPWVQHWRSPGGGDNLYLASIVALDVETGEYRWHYQTVPGEQWDYTATQNMILADLMIDGRLRQVLMQAPKNGFFYVLDRATGELISAETIAPINWATGIDMATGRPIENPEARYGTIPVMVSPGAGGAHNWNPMAFSPQTGLAYIPVTETYMAYAAAEEYDPEVGTLGTAWSGHDDIRREIATYADEHSKGWLSAWDPVTQTERWRVPYAQKGSGGVLVTAGNLVFQGTIGTTFAAYRADTGEKVWEMPVQNVPIAAPITYMVDGVQYVAVNAGWGGGLAHVERNAYSDLLLGPPRLLVFRLGGEAQLPPMPAESFVVPELNPPPPATADAETVALGEQLYGQNCALCHGTAARGGVKDLRHMSPETHEAFADIVLGGSLQANGMASFADTLSASQAAAVHAYLIFRANEDWNADTGREAQ
- a CDS encoding carotenoid oxygenase family protein, whose protein sequence is MGQDSKSGGMGRRAFLGASAAGTGAMLTGFVAPQAAHAQGTHHAPQVDFPEDPRAFGGGGAAAGAVNRTEMDLIDCEVEGDWPTDLDGAFYRVGPDPQYPKAPEWVGDIPFDGEGHVSMFRIKDGHVDYRTRYAKNQRWKAQREARRSLFGMYRNPPTDDPSVAGLSRGTANTQLFVHHGKLLVFKEDSPPVYMDPLTLETVDDYYTFGGALQSLTHTAHPKIDPLTGEYIGFGYEASGFLSKEVNVFSADRDGRSTWSVTVEAPYAGMMHDFCVTQDYVVLYLTNMVADPDIIAAGGPHFAYDATVPCYLGVMRRGGDGSDLRWLTGPNLFCTHVMGGWNDGTRITVDMDGGEGNQFPFFPSKQGGFDPQASIGRIRRFTVDMAAGGDSYEAETIFPEITGVLSRQDDRYHTLPYRYGFLLATGPNGGWAIIDHQTGTSRVLSVPGYSLSEMCFVPRAPDAPEGDGYLIGIGSSMEESGRSDLILFDLQSGSDEPRARVRMPFKCVGQVHGFWADASAIPGATEG